The Cloacibacillus sp. genome window below encodes:
- a CDS encoding mechanosensitive ion channel family protein, with product MDAITGYHKQFLEYRGEMFLELLLKDMATILFILFILLVWYLIDKAIPYLMMHIFQVAGERTRNTVYKDDEIRRAWLMYRMSTLRQLTTQMLRVLLATVMCFVVLNAIGINIKPILAGIGIAGLGISLAAQNLIRDFINGVLIIVEDQYNVNDWIQIGNYQGTVEHFTLRLTRLRSLEGNLIIIPNSTIQDVINYTKDWSYTAIYVTIPYEGDYDAAKKILMELADETVKQGDPKIFPDPVFNGITEYAQNGIKFRCFIKTAPGYQWRVGYRFREELHKRYTDAGIKFAYPAVSNYLESSDPAVLAEIAKSQELRSAQKPPETGNQRQGN from the coding sequence ATGGATGCTATTACCGGCTATCACAAACAATTTCTTGAATACAGAGGCGAAATGTTCCTCGAACTTCTTCTGAAGGATATGGCGACGATACTTTTTATCCTCTTTATCCTCCTAGTATGGTATCTTATCGATAAAGCCATACCATATCTTATGATGCATATCTTCCAGGTCGCCGGTGAGCGCACGCGGAATACCGTCTACAAGGACGATGAAATTCGACGCGCCTGGCTGATGTACCGCATGTCCACACTGCGGCAGCTAACGACCCAGATGCTGCGCGTGCTGCTCGCCACGGTGATGTGCTTTGTCGTCCTTAACGCCATCGGCATAAATATAAAACCCATCCTCGCCGGTATCGGTATCGCCGGATTGGGCATATCGCTCGCCGCGCAGAACCTCATCCGCGACTTCATCAACGGCGTGCTGATAATCGTGGAAGACCAATACAATGTAAACGACTGGATACAGATAGGGAACTACCAGGGTACCGTCGAGCACTTCACTTTGCGCCTTACGCGCCTGCGCAGCCTTGAGGGGAACCTCATCATAATCCCCAACAGCACCATTCAGGACGTCATAAATTACACGAAAGACTGGTCCTACACCGCCATTTACGTGACGATCCCCTACGAGGGCGATTATGACGCGGCGAAGAAAATACTGATGGAGCTTGCCGATGAGACCGTCAAACAGGGAGATCCGAAAATATTCCCCGACCCGGTATTCAACGGCATCACCGAGTACGCGCAGAACGGGATCAAATTCCGCTGCTTCATAAAGACGGCCCCCGGCTACCAGTGGCGGGTGGGGTACAGATTCCGCGAAGAGCTGCACAAGCGCTACACGGATGCGGGAATCAAATTCGCCTACCCGGCGGTCAGCAACTACCTTGAATCTTCCGATCCCGCCGTTCTCGCGGAGATCGCTAAATCACAGGAGCTGCGCTCCGCGCAGAAACCTCCTGAAACGGGGAATCAGCGGCAGGGAAATTGA